A single Polynucleobacter acidiphobus DNA region contains:
- the rfaD gene encoding ADP-glyceromanno-heptose 6-epimerase, with amino-acid sequence MTYIVTGAAGFVGANIVRALNARGEKNIIAVDDLRPADKYRNLADLDIADYIDKNDFLEGFHEGWFGKVKAVFHEGACSDTMETDGVFMMNNNYQYSINLYEICTDQKVPFLYASSAATYGGSDTFVEDRQYEKPLNIYGYSKFLFDQYMRARMAEKAPTAQVVGFRYFNVYGPRESHKGRMASVAFHHYHQFKKNQTVKLFGEYGGYAPGQQSRDFVSVEDVVKVNLFFLDHPEKSGIFNLGTGRAQPFNDVALATVNTMRKLANQPALPLADLVQQGLIQYIPFPDDLRGKYQCFTQADLTQLRAAGYSGDFLDVEHGVSQYIAWLSANSDFLANPL; translated from the coding sequence GTGACCTATATCGTGACTGGTGCCGCCGGATTTGTGGGTGCGAATATTGTTCGTGCTTTGAATGCCCGTGGTGAAAAAAATATTATTGCCGTCGATGATTTGCGACCCGCAGATAAATATCGCAATCTAGCTGATTTGGATATCGCCGATTACATTGATAAGAATGATTTTTTAGAAGGCTTTCATGAGGGCTGGTTTGGCAAAGTGAAAGCCGTATTTCATGAAGGCGCTTGTTCAGACACGATGGAGACCGATGGGGTTTTCATGATGAACAATAACTATCAATACTCCATCAATCTCTATGAGATTTGCACTGACCAAAAAGTTCCATTTCTTTATGCATCATCGGCTGCGACCTATGGAGGGTCCGATACGTTTGTAGAGGATCGTCAATATGAGAAGCCTTTAAACATTTATGGCTACTCAAAATTTCTGTTTGACCAATACATGCGTGCTCGGATGGCTGAAAAGGCGCCGACGGCTCAGGTGGTCGGCTTTCGGTATTTCAATGTATATGGCCCACGCGAGTCCCATAAAGGGAGGATGGCCTCGGTCGCATTTCATCATTACCATCAGTTCAAAAAAAATCAAACGGTCAAATTATTTGGTGAATATGGCGGCTATGCACCCGGTCAGCAATCGCGGGATTTTGTATCGGTTGAGGATGTAGTGAAAGTGAATCTCTTCTTTTTGGATCATCCAGAAAAAAGTGGTATTTTTAATCTCGGCACAGGTCGCGCTCAACCCTTTAATGACGTTGCACTGGCAACTGTAAATACCATGCGTAAACTAGCCAATCAACCAGCGTTACCATTGGCAGATTTAGTGCAGCAAGGTTTGATTCAATACATTCCGTTCCCAGACGACTTGCGCGGCAAATATCAGTGCTTCACCCAAGCGGACCTGACGCAATTAAGAGCTGCAGGTTACTCGGGAGACTTCTTAGATGTTGAGCATGGTGTCAGTCAATACATTGCCTGGCTATCAGCAAATTCTGATTTTTTAGCAAATCCCCTCTAG
- a CDS encoding electron transfer flavoprotein subunit beta/FixA family protein — MKVLVAVKRVVDYNVKVRVKSDQSGVDIANVKMSMNPFDEIAVEEAVRLKEAGLVTEIIAFSAGPQACQETLRTALAIGADRAILCETDIELQPLAVAKLLQAIYSKEQPQLIIMGKQAIDDDSNQTGQMVAALLNLPQATFASKVTISNGQASVTREVDGGLETVAVSLPAVITTDLRLNEPRYVTLPNIMKAKKKQLDIVKPDDLGIDITPRLKTIRVEEPPKRSAGIKVPDVATLIDKLKNEAKVL; from the coding sequence ATGAAGGTTTTGGTCGCAGTTAAGCGAGTGGTCGATTACAACGTGAAGGTTCGCGTCAAATCGGATCAATCGGGGGTGGACATAGCCAATGTCAAAATGAGCATGAATCCCTTTGATGAAATTGCCGTTGAAGAGGCGGTTCGACTCAAAGAGGCTGGCCTTGTTACAGAGATTATTGCTTTTTCAGCAGGCCCCCAAGCATGCCAAGAGACCTTAAGAACTGCCTTGGCGATCGGTGCAGATCGCGCTATCTTATGTGAGACCGATATCGAATTGCAGCCTCTGGCAGTCGCTAAATTACTTCAAGCAATCTATTCCAAAGAGCAGCCTCAGCTCATCATTATGGGTAAGCAGGCGATTGATGATGATAGTAACCAAACCGGCCAAATGGTGGCCGCCTTACTCAATCTTCCCCAGGCAACATTTGCTTCTAAGGTGACCATTAGTAATGGGCAGGCATCGGTCACACGTGAGGTTGATGGTGGTCTTGAGACCGTTGCAGTTTCTTTACCTGCGGTGATCACAACCGATCTTCGCTTAAATGAGCCGCGCTACGTCACTCTACCCAACATTATGAAGGCCAAGAAAAAGCAGTTAGATATCGTAAAGCCTGATGATCTAGGAATTGATATCACCCCGCGGCTGAAAACCATTCGGGTCGAGGAGCCGCCAAAGCGCTCAGCAGGTATCAAAGTACCCGATGTGGCAACTTTGATTGATAAATTAAAAAATGAAGCAAAGGTACTGTAA
- the trmD gene encoding tRNA (guanosine(37)-N1)-methyltransferase TrmD: MNFDVLTLFPEMFAALTQYGVTGRACEQGLTSVTTWNIRDFSEDSRKTVDDRAYGGGPGMVMMAKPLDSCLEAVGRSHLNQGINPGPVCLLSPQGEQFSQKLATDMLSYRQLTLICGRYEAIDQRFIDDKVDLEISIGDFVVSGGELPAMILMDAVIRLIPGALGDEDSALQDSFMNGLLDHPHYTRPEVYGNKSVPDVLLGGHHAKIVDWRRQKSLELTLKRRPDLIIKARANGLLSPKDEAFLKTLES; encoded by the coding sequence ATGAATTTTGATGTGTTGACACTTTTTCCTGAGATGTTTGCTGCTCTCACGCAATATGGGGTGACCGGCCGCGCCTGTGAGCAAGGGTTAACTTCTGTAACTACTTGGAATATAAGAGATTTTTCTGAGGATTCCCGAAAAACGGTCGATGATCGGGCTTATGGTGGTGGTCCTGGCATGGTGATGATGGCTAAACCCTTAGACTCTTGTCTTGAGGCTGTGGGCCGCTCCCACCTCAATCAAGGAATTAATCCCGGGCCGGTTTGTTTATTGAGTCCCCAGGGAGAGCAATTTTCACAAAAGTTAGCGACAGATATGCTCAGTTATCGACAATTAACCCTAATTTGTGGTCGATATGAGGCTATTGATCAACGGTTTATTGACGACAAAGTGGATCTTGAGATCTCAATTGGGGATTTTGTCGTCTCGGGGGGTGAATTGCCCGCCATGATCCTCATGGATGCTGTAATCCGCTTAATTCCGGGGGCTTTAGGGGATGAAGACTCAGCTCTACAAGATAGCTTTATGAATGGCCTTTTGGACCATCCCCATTACACCCGTCCAGAGGTTTATGGAAATAAATCGGTGCCAGACGTGCTTTTGGGCGGACATCACGCTAAAATAGTGGATTGGCGTCGGCAAAAGTCTTTGGAGCTGACGCTTAAGCGCCGCCCAGATCTCATTATCAAAGCGCGTGCAAATGGGTTGCTAAGCCCCAAGGATGAGGCGTTTTTAAAGACGCTTGAGTCTTAA
- a CDS encoding histone deacetylase family protein — protein sequence MSTAYISHPDFMKHEMGRHHPECPERIAAIEDQLIQSRLDAHLKRIDPPLASDADITRVHSEDHLAFVKSKAPSSGYSMIDGDTIMNPATLTVSLRAAGAAIAAVDAVMQGEVNNAFCAIRPPGHHAEPHRSMGFCVFNNVAIATRYAIEKYDLDRVAVIDFDVHHGNGTEAAFINDPHILMCSFFQHPFYPYSGLDGGENMVNVPLPATTNGKIVRDMISKTWIPRLDEFKPQLIIISAGFDAHREDDLGQMGLVEDDYVWMTKQLMEVANRYCGGKIVSCLEGGYNLSALGRSVAAHLKTLAEI from the coding sequence ATGAGCACAGCCTACATTAGCCATCCCGATTTTATGAAACACGAGATGGGCCGCCATCATCCAGAGTGCCCTGAACGAATTGCTGCGATTGAGGATCAGTTAATTCAGAGTCGTCTTGATGCGCATCTGAAGCGGATTGATCCACCGCTTGCATCGGACGCTGATATCACACGAGTACATAGCGAAGATCATTTGGCATTTGTGAAGAGTAAGGCTCCGAGTAGTGGCTACTCGATGATTGATGGCGATACCATCATGAACCCAGCAACGTTGACAGTCTCCTTGCGTGCAGCCGGCGCAGCAATAGCAGCAGTCGATGCCGTGATGCAAGGTGAGGTCAATAATGCTTTTTGTGCGATTCGCCCTCCGGGACATCATGCTGAGCCTCATCGCTCAATGGGATTTTGTGTATTTAATAATGTGGCAATCGCGACACGTTATGCGATCGAAAAGTATGATTTAGACCGAGTGGCCGTGATTGATTTTGATGTCCATCACGGTAATGGCACAGAGGCTGCATTCATCAATGACCCGCATATATTAATGTGTAGTTTCTTTCAGCATCCCTTTTACCCCTACAGTGGTTTAGATGGCGGGGAAAATATGGTCAATGTCCCACTGCCGGCAACCACCAATGGCAAGATCGTCCGTGACATGATTAGTAAAACCTGGATTCCACGACTTGATGAATTTAAACCCCAGCTGATTATTATTTCAGCGGGTTTTGATGCTCACCGTGAGGATGATTTGGGCCAAATGGGTCTGGTTGAAGACGATTACGTATGGATGACCAAGCAGTTAATGGAGGTTGCCAATCGCTATTGTGGCGGCAAGATTGTGAGTTGCCTTGAGGGTGGATACAACCTCTCGGCATTGGGCCGCAGCGTTGCTGCCCACCTGAAAACCTTGGCCGAGATTTAA
- the rpsP gene encoding 30S ribosomal protein S16 has product MVVIRLARGGSKKRPFFSIVATDKRNRRDSNFIERLGYFNPQASEKEQAMRLSQDRLTYWSGVGAQISPTVKRLIKDHPAA; this is encoded by the coding sequence ATGGTCGTCATTCGACTTGCCCGCGGCGGTTCTAAAAAGCGCCCTTTTTTTAGCATCGTTGCTACTGACAAACGCAATCGTCGCGACTCGAATTTCATCGAGCGCTTGGGTTACTTTAATCCCCAAGCTTCTGAAAAAGAGCAGGCAATGCGCCTTTCTCAGGACCGTTTAACGTATTGGTCCGGCGTTGGTGCGCAAATTTCGCCAACCGTAAAGCGTTTGATCAAGGATCATCCAGCGGCCTAA
- a CDS encoding ComEA family DNA-binding protein, producing the protein MGLSTLFHTSANVLSKRSMIGMMVLALALPLSMSLANAAPVNVNSASQTELESIRGLGPSKAKAIIAEREKGGAFYDSYDLQSRVRGIGERSVSKLMENGLKIEGQSGYRETKSGPRSEARSTKKNPKYQAKASAAENERSTGSRQRY; encoded by the coding sequence ATGGGTTTATCAACTCTGTTTCACACATCTGCTAATGTCTTATCCAAACGATCGATGATTGGCATGATGGTTTTGGCGCTCGCACTTCCTCTTAGTATGTCGCTTGCAAATGCCGCTCCAGTCAATGTCAACTCAGCCAGTCAGACCGAGTTAGAGAGCATTCGTGGACTTGGGCCATCAAAAGCGAAGGCAATTATTGCTGAGCGAGAAAAGGGCGGTGCATTTTATGATTCATATGATTTGCAATCACGGGTTCGAGGTATTGGTGAGCGCTCGGTTAGTAAATTAATGGAGAATGGTTTGAAAATCGAGGGTCAAAGCGGATACCGTGAGACAAAAAGTGGCCCACGCTCAGAGGCGCGTTCCACAAAAAAGAACCCCAAGTATCAAGCTAAAGCGTCTGCGGCGGAGAACGAGCGGTCGACTGGTTCGCGTCAGCGCTATTGA
- a CDS encoding lytic murein transglycosylase codes for MNFLPFLSSLTLTVLLGACASPTQPTTTPNQQPTNNEVETHTGKSTISSAKRDPSSLKELLDQVSRQQNIPLVFLDSGFKDVQNLSQVKKLVAPPPVSFQKNWRVYRSRFVESVRIRAGLTFIEQNRAALEAAESESGVPHQVIAAIIGVETIYGRQMGNFRVKDVLSTLAFDYPEAPNQAARELLFQNQLKDLIILCWQEAKNRQDAFNRCLNQSSSYAGAIGLPQFMPGSILQFATDGDGDGVIDLRNSRRDAIFSVANFLKVHGWQPGMPIYFPVIQNEQTQAKIIELADGQPIAKITVAELIQLGILEPSNGDLLQGGVEPGSKALIVDLPSPGVNQEPDILYVVGLQNFLSIVNYNRSYFYAQSVAEFAQALGYQNKSALARDQIEKPGPAPASKNRSTPAKAVKKDSKAKKSSKPPKPSN; via the coding sequence TTGAACTTTCTACCGTTTTTATCCAGCCTGACACTAACGGTTTTGTTAGGTGCCTGCGCATCGCCCACCCAACCAACCACAACACCCAATCAACAACCTACAAATAACGAAGTAGAGACTCATACTGGCAAATCCACTATATCCAGCGCTAAACGAGATCCGTCTTCACTCAAGGAGCTTCTTGATCAGGTTTCTCGGCAGCAAAACATCCCTTTGGTATTTCTGGATAGCGGCTTTAAAGATGTTCAAAACTTATCTCAAGTCAAAAAATTAGTTGCTCCCCCACCCGTTAGCTTTCAAAAAAACTGGCGGGTATACCGTTCGCGCTTTGTTGAATCGGTTCGCATTCGGGCTGGCCTTACCTTTATCGAGCAAAATCGTGCCGCTCTAGAAGCTGCCGAATCGGAATCTGGAGTTCCTCACCAAGTCATTGCGGCCATTATTGGGGTGGAGACGATTTATGGTCGACAAATGGGAAACTTTCGGGTCAAGGACGTATTAAGTACGCTTGCTTTTGACTACCCAGAGGCTCCTAATCAAGCAGCGCGTGAGCTGCTTTTTCAGAATCAACTGAAAGACCTCATTATTTTGTGCTGGCAAGAAGCCAAGAATCGGCAGGATGCCTTTAATCGCTGCCTCAATCAAAGTAGCTCCTATGCAGGTGCAATTGGCCTTCCCCAGTTTATGCCTGGAAGTATTTTGCAATTTGCCACCGATGGGGATGGGGATGGCGTAATTGATCTTCGCAATAGTCGGCGTGATGCAATCTTTAGCGTAGCCAACTTTCTCAAAGTGCATGGCTGGCAACCTGGTATGCCCATCTACTTTCCTGTCATTCAAAATGAGCAAACCCAGGCAAAAATTATTGAGCTAGCCGATGGCCAGCCGATTGCCAAAATTACTGTTGCAGAGTTAATTCAACTCGGTATTCTGGAGCCCAGCAATGGTGATCTTCTGCAAGGCGGGGTTGAGCCTGGCAGTAAAGCCTTGATTGTTGATTTGCCATCGCCCGGAGTCAATCAGGAGCCCGATATCCTTTATGTTGTTGGACTCCAAAACTTCCTCAGCATCGTGAACTACAACCGTAGTTACTTTTATGCCCAAAGTGTTGCTGAATTTGCACAGGCGCTAGGGTATCAAAACAAAAGTGCGCTTGCACGTGACCAAATCGAGAAACCAGGGCCTGCGCCCGCTAGTAAAAATCGATCCACGCCAGCTAAAGCAGTCAAGAAAGATAGTAAAGCGAAGAAATCGAGTAAGCCGCCAAAGCCAAGTAATTAG
- a CDS encoding META domain-containing protein has protein sequence MITKWLTESSLLKRVFDQRVRRPQKTSYSRRNTQKTPSFHQRLLTVTNKNTYKSIAYIKNSGLQISQSRRRLIGLISSSPIFLIGCANIVPPCPGKTTPPYSELVGTQWELNRWNMTPNSMGEVRLRTMPNDGGPKISLQFSQSRMSGYSGCNRFTAQIIEDPRGFQIEQIATTRMACASNREDIERDFLYLLRDYRSIARDGNYLLIIGPNREVLGFNLIQRSNP, from the coding sequence ATGATTACAAAATGGTTGACTGAATCGTCGTTGCTCAAAAGGGTTTTTGACCAACGAGTGCGACGACCACAGAAAACCTCATATTCTAGACGAAATACCCAAAAAACTCCATCATTTCACCAAAGATTATTGACCGTGACCAATAAAAATACATATAAATCAATCGCTTATATAAAAAACTCCGGGCTACAGATCTCTCAATCCAGGAGAAGGCTAATAGGGCTCATCAGTTCATCTCCAATTTTTTTGATCGGTTGCGCCAATATAGTGCCGCCCTGCCCTGGGAAAACGACCCCACCCTATTCCGAACTGGTTGGCACTCAATGGGAACTAAATCGCTGGAATATGACACCCAACAGTATGGGTGAGGTTCGTCTTCGTACGATGCCCAATGATGGTGGGCCAAAAATTAGTTTGCAATTTAGCCAGAGTCGAATGAGTGGTTATAGTGGCTGCAATCGCTTCACTGCCCAAATCATCGAAGATCCTCGGGGCTTTCAAATTGAACAGATCGCCACCACTCGCATGGCCTGCGCTTCAAATCGTGAGGATATTGAACGCGATTTCTTATATTTACTGAGGGATTACCGAAGCATTGCACGGGATGGTAATTATTTACTTATCATTGGACCCAACCGCGAAGTATTAGGTTTTAACTTAATCCAACGAAGCAATCCATGA
- a CDS encoding electron transfer flavoprotein subunit alpha/FixB family protein, with the protein MTALVLAEHDQQSLKMATHHAVSAAKQCANAVDILVVGHDVNAIVQEASKIEGVGKVLYANAPHFANQLPEAVAEQILALASSYDYFLAPATAHGKSVMPRVAAKLDVAQLSDITKVVSADQFERPIYAGNAIATVQTIDPKKVITVRTTNFDPAETSGSCAIESISPVEPFTASQFVGRELTKSDRPELAAAKIIVSGGRGLGSAEKYKELIEPLADKLGAALGASRAAVDAGYVPNDYQVGQTGKIVAPQLYIAVGISGAIQHLAGMKDSKVIVAINKDPDAPIFGVADYGLVGDLFTLVPELTASI; encoded by the coding sequence ATGACTGCACTGGTTCTAGCTGAGCACGATCAGCAATCATTAAAAATGGCCACGCATCATGCGGTAAGCGCTGCCAAGCAGTGCGCCAATGCGGTCGATATTTTGGTAGTGGGCCATGATGTGAATGCGATAGTCCAGGAAGCCAGCAAGATTGAGGGGGTTGGAAAGGTTCTTTATGCCAATGCACCGCATTTTGCGAATCAGTTGCCAGAGGCGGTTGCGGAGCAAATTCTTGCCCTTGCTTCTAGTTATGACTATTTTTTGGCACCTGCGACGGCACACGGTAAGAGTGTGATGCCCCGGGTTGCAGCCAAGCTGGATGTTGCGCAACTCTCCGATATCACCAAGGTTGTATCCGCCGATCAATTTGAGCGGCCCATTTACGCGGGTAACGCGATTGCGACGGTACAAACGATTGACCCTAAAAAGGTAATTACGGTACGGACCACGAATTTTGATCCTGCCGAGACTAGTGGATCATGCGCTATTGAATCAATCTCTCCAGTAGAGCCATTTACTGCTAGTCAATTTGTGGGTCGCGAGTTAACCAAATCGGATCGTCCTGAGTTAGCTGCTGCAAAAATTATTGTTTCTGGTGGTCGTGGACTTGGCTCTGCAGAGAAATACAAGGAGTTGATTGAGCCATTGGCAGACAAGCTTGGCGCTGCTCTCGGCGCTTCCCGTGCCGCAGTGGATGCAGGTTATGTACCCAATGATTATCAAGTGGGTCAAACTGGGAAAATTGTGGCTCCACAGCTTTATATTGCGGTAGGTATCTCTGGAGCAATCCAGCATCTTGCTGGCATGAAGGACTCCAAAGTGATTGTGGCGATTAACAAAGATCCTGATGCTCCGATCTTTGGAGTCGCCGACTACGGATTAGTTGGCGATTTGTTTACTCTTGTGCCTGAGTTAACTGCCTCGATCTAG
- the cysM gene encoding cysteine synthase CysM, translating into MTQSNPSAALYPTISQTIGNTPLVRLQRIPGVENERRGNVILGKLEGNNPAGSVKDRPALSMIRHAELRGDIKPGDTLIEATSGNTGIAIAMVGAMLGYKIILVMPENQSLERRQSMAAYGAELILTSSSGGMELARDYAEQLQKEGRGKLLDQFANSDNPRAHIETTGPEIWRDTHGQITHFVSAMGTTGTITGVSTYLKSMNPEIQIIGGQPEEGSQIPGIRKWAPAYLPKIYQAERVDRIEYVTQAEAEEMARRMAKEEGIFCGVSAAGALVIALRVAQTVENATIVFIVCDRGDRYLSTGVFPA; encoded by the coding sequence ATGACCCAATCCAATCCATCTGCGGCACTCTATCCAACGATTTCTCAAACCATTGGTAATACTCCTTTGGTTCGCTTACAGCGTATTCCTGGCGTGGAGAACGAGCGGCGCGGTAATGTGATTTTAGGTAAGTTAGAAGGTAATAATCCAGCCGGGTCGGTCAAGGACCGACCCGCGCTCTCCATGATTAGGCATGCTGAGTTACGTGGCGATATTAAGCCTGGCGATACCTTAATTGAGGCAACGAGTGGTAATACCGGTATCGCGATCGCGATGGTTGGGGCGATGTTGGGCTACAAAATTATTTTGGTCATGCCTGAAAACCAAAGCCTTGAGCGTCGACAGAGTATGGCTGCATATGGTGCAGAACTTATTTTGACCTCAAGTTCAGGCGGGATGGAGTTGGCTCGCGATTACGCAGAGCAATTGCAAAAAGAGGGTCGCGGCAAGCTATTAGATCAATTTGCTAACTCAGATAATCCGCGAGCTCATATTGAGACCACGGGTCCTGAGATTTGGCGTGATACACACGGGCAAATTACCCATTTTGTTTCTGCGATGGGTACCACGGGAACGATTACTGGCGTATCGACCTATCTAAAGTCCATGAATCCAGAGATCCAAATTATTGGTGGACAGCCTGAAGAGGGCTCGCAGATTCCTGGAATAAGGAAATGGGCACCTGCCTACTTGCCTAAAATCTACCAAGCTGAACGTGTCGATCGAATTGAGTATGTGACCCAGGCGGAGGCGGAGGAAATGGCCCGCCGTATGGCTAAAGAGGAAGGTATATTTTGCGGCGTGTCAGCTGCAGGCGCTCTGGTGATCGCATTGCGCGTTGCTCAAACGGTTGAAAATGCCACGATTGTATTTATAGTGTGTGATCGGGGCGATCGCTATTTGTCAACGGGCGTATTTCCAGCCTAA
- the rplS gene encoding 50S ribosomal protein L19: MNLIQTIEQEEIARLTANKTIPSFAPGDTVVVSVNVVEGTRKRAQAFEGVVIAKRNRGLNSSFIVRKISSGEGVERTFQTYSPLIASIEVKRRGDVRRAKLYYLRDRSGKSARIKEKLTARAKEVVAEQSAE; this comes from the coding sequence ATGAATTTGATTCAAACGATTGAGCAAGAAGAAATTGCTCGCCTAACTGCCAACAAAACGATTCCGAGTTTTGCTCCTGGCGATACCGTTGTTGTTAGTGTGAATGTAGTTGAGGGTACCCGTAAACGCGCTCAGGCATTTGAGGGTGTGGTGATTGCCAAACGCAATCGCGGTCTTAACTCCAGCTTCATTGTTCGTAAGATTTCATCGGGTGAAGGTGTTGAGCGTACATTCCAAACCTACTCACCATTGATTGCTAGTATTGAAGTGAAGCGTCGTGGTGATGTGCGTCGTGCTAAGTTGTATTACTTGCGCGATCGTTCCGGTAAGTCGGCGCGTATTAAAGAGAAGTTAACTGCCCGTGCTAAAGAGGTCGTTGCTGAGCAAAGCGCTGAGTAA
- the rimM gene encoding ribosome maturation factor RimM (Essential for efficient processing of 16S rRNA), translating to MIEGGVVSGHQPPSDLIELGIVYDAQGLKGYIKVRPYSPDPIALLACKEAYVQGPHSAALPAIYRVQSAKIHSGYVVMLLDGICDRDAALALKGQTVLLPRKAFPEPEQDTYYWIDLIGCEVYNEQGIRLGNIEDMAEFGAHPIMTIGSELIPFVPAIVKSVQLKSPDLPSGRVVVDWQPNWSQ from the coding sequence ATGATTGAAGGGGGAGTGGTGAGCGGTCATCAGCCCCCATCTGATTTGATTGAATTGGGTATCGTCTACGATGCTCAGGGCCTAAAAGGCTACATCAAAGTCCGCCCGTACTCCCCAGACCCGATTGCTCTTTTGGCTTGTAAAGAGGCTTACGTACAAGGCCCTCACTCTGCTGCACTTCCCGCTATTTACCGCGTACAAAGTGCAAAAATTCATTCTGGTTATGTGGTAATGCTGTTGGATGGCATTTGTGATCGGGATGCTGCGTTAGCTCTTAAAGGTCAGACGGTTTTGCTCCCAAGAAAGGCATTTCCAGAACCTGAGCAAGATACCTATTACTGGATTGATTTAATTGGGTGTGAGGTTTACAACGAGCAGGGGATTCGTCTAGGCAATATTGAGGACATGGCTGAATTCGGGGCTCATCCAATTATGACGATTGGCAGTGAGCTGATTCCCTTTGTCCCTGCGATTGTCAAATCGGTTCAGTTGAAGTCGCCTGACTTACCCTCAGGCAGAGTCGTGGTGGATTGGCAACCCAATTGGAGTCAATGA
- a CDS encoding CoA pyrophosphatase: MVNSSASIRKSLAAPPGFNPRSVPIVQRCEDQVRVAEQRFDANVLRRHFATPPPWTLEITDENRYVLASNIIAQREAEGLITEAAILLPLVMQPNGLNVLLTQRTDHLHDHAGQISFPGGRKDYADESIITTALRESEEEIGLPSDHIDVIGTMPEYLTVSGYRVTPVVALVEPPHAYRPDPFEVADVFEVPLPFLMNPANHEIRVWHSDEGSRRFYAIPYADRFIWGATAGMLRNLYHLLKA; this comes from the coding sequence ATGGTTAATTCGTCTGCATCCATCCGAAAAAGCTTAGCAGCGCCACCAGGTTTTAATCCACGAAGCGTACCCATTGTGCAGCGCTGCGAGGATCAGGTGCGGGTGGCTGAGCAACGGTTTGATGCCAATGTTCTACGACGGCATTTTGCTACTCCACCACCCTGGACCCTTGAAATTACCGATGAAAATCGGTATGTGTTGGCGAGCAATATCATCGCGCAACGCGAGGCGGAAGGGTTGATAACAGAAGCGGCTATTTTGTTACCACTCGTAATGCAGCCAAACGGCTTAAACGTTCTTTTAACGCAGCGAACTGACCATTTGCATGATCATGCTGGGCAAATTAGTTTTCCTGGCGGTCGCAAGGATTATGCGGATGAATCAATTATTACCACCGCATTGCGCGAAAGCGAGGAAGAGATCGGCTTGCCCAGTGATCATATTGATGTGATTGGGACCATGCCGGAGTATTTGACTGTGTCCGGTTATCGCGTGACCCCCGTAGTTGCTTTGGTTGAGCCCCCTCATGCATATCGTCCAGACCCATTTGAAGTGGCGGATGTTTTTGAGGTTCCTCTGCCATTTCTGATGAACCCAGCGAATCACGAGATACGGGTGTGGCATAGTGATGAGGGTTCGCGGCGGTTTTATGCCATTCCGTATGCGGATCGCTTTATTTGGGGCGCTACTGCTGGGATGTTACGAAATCTATATCATTTATTAAAAGCATGA